The genomic region GTCTCTGCGGAGAATCGAATGAGTGATCGAAGGAAATTCCTTTAAGATCGATTCTATCTTTTTCCAATTCGAGAATTGGGAATCGATGAGAAAAACGAGTTCCTTTTGAATCTCATCGGGCAACATCGAACCGATCTCGGAATATTCCATTCCGATCGGACGATTCGGATCGATCAAAACGAGAATCCGATCCGATTGACGAAAACAGGCTTCTCTCCAACCCGGATTTTCGGTATCCGTTTTGAATATTAGCTTATCGTAATCCTTTTCCAGATCGTAAAACCAGTTTACGAGATCGCCGATCCGATACGCGTCCGATTTTCCGGTTCCGTTTTGAAAATTCTTAAACTTAGATCTTTTTTTAAACACATTCGAATCTACTAATATGGTTTTTCCGAAATTCTTAAGACCGTTCTGCAAGGATCGATAGAATTCTTCTGGCGTAGAAGACGCATTCAAAGGAAAAATGGAAACGTTTCGAACCGAGTTCGCCCTTCTATAACCTTGGTTTCTTTCGGTTCCGAGTCGATGTGCGATCGTTCCCGTAATTTGAAAAAGAGCTTCCGGAGAATTCGCGAAACTTTTTTTAAAATCCTCCCTCGATATACGAACGACCTGACTCGTTCTGGAAGCGACCACCGTCGCAGATCGTTTATCGCCGCTGAGTAAGGACATCTCGCCGATGATATCTCCTTTGCCCAATTCTCCTTCCGCAAGAATCTCCTTCGTTTTGGATCGGACCGTCCAATACAATCTTCCCGATACGAGAATGTACATCGAATCTCCCGCGTCTCCTTGTCTGAGAAGAATTTCTCCTCCTGGAATTACGAGCCATTCCATTCTCGACTCGAGATTGGATAACGTCGTTTTGTCGAGATGAAAGAGAAGTTCGACGGAGGATAAAAAAGACATGAGTTCCTTTTTGGAAGGTCTGAGTTTGGAAACGTGAAAGAGATGATTCTCCCGGTTAAGATCGTCGATCCATTTTTTCCAAGAGGAAAGTTTGTTCGTGATTCGATTTAGATCCTTCGGATCTATATAAAGAATTTCTGATATTCCCGATTGGACCATCTTATCGGGTCGATAAACGTAGTAATCGCCGGGCAACAGATCCCTCAGGATCAGATTTTTTTCTTCCGAGTTCAGAAGAGTTTCTTCCAGTTTGCCGGAGGTTACAAGACAAAGAGAACCGATCGGAATCTTAGAATCTTCCCGCGCATTCGAATTCCAAGTATGAAGTTTCAAACGGCTTTGAACGAATTCCTCTTCCGCCGCGTTTTTCCATGCCGGAAATTCGGAAGAGGTTTTGGATTTGAATTCCTTTAAGGTTCTTCGTATTTTTTGTTTTGAATCTCGAAGATGCATCGTATTTCCGAATGGACCTGAACGAACCTTTGTATAAACGGATTCGACGTAAATTTTTACGGGAGATTTACGTTATATCAAAACGTTCTTCGTGTCCATTCTTTATCGAAGAGACTTGGGGAGAATCAATTCGATTCTTATAAACCGCGATTCATTCTCCGCAACTTCCCTTCGTAAATCCGCGCGTCTTACTCGCCCAAATTCAAATCGTCGATCGAAAGGGAGAACAAACCTCTCGATGTTTTATCGAAGGACGGAAAATAAACCCTGCCTTCGAAAGGAACCGAAACCGAAATATCCGCGATCTTGGAACCGTCGTGCATAGAATAGTACAGCGGTTTTTGCGCTTTCGAATCGAGAACGAGAATTCCCGTTTTTTTGGAAATGGGCAGAATCTCCTGCGGCAAAGAAAGAAGAAAGGGTTTCAACCATGCGTTTGCGTGAACCAAATTGATAAGCGAAGACCTTCGTTTGATGATCCCGACCCAGATTCTTCCCCGATCGTCTCGTTCCAAACCGTCCGCAAGACCCGGTAAGTTTTCAAAAAGAACCTCCGAAGTTCCGGCCTTATCCCCCGATAAAAACGCGCGGACGATTCTAAACTTGGACGTTTCCGTGAACACGACCGATTCTTCTTCTCCCGCTGAATTCTGCTCGATCAAAATTCCGTCCACGAACGTAAACCCGTTCAATATTAAAGAAATGGAATCCGTTTTTCGATCATACATCCAAAGTTTTCCGTGAGGATAAAGACCGATCGCTTCCGGCACGGCCCCGCTTCCCATCGCGGCCCCTTCTCTTTCAAAAGGTTCGCTGATATAAATCCTGTTTCCGTCTTTGGAAACAGCGAGATCGTTGCAAAGAGAAAACGGTCTCGAATTGGAGGCGTTCAAATCTTTTGCGGAAATTTTCGGTCTTTCCGAAGAAATATAAACTTTTTCGAATATTCTGGTTTCCGTTTTCGGAAGATCCAAAACCAAAGGTTTGACTGCCTTGGTCCGAATATCCAATTCGTAAAGTCCGACCTTCTGCGCATCCTCGTATTTTTCTCCGCCCAAACGCGAAGCGCAGACGAGAATTTTCTCCTTGTTCGCATTAGCAAACTGCATTCCCGCTGGGTTGACCGGAGGTTTCAGCCAAGCCTCTGCCTTGCCCGTTTTAAAATCCAATTTCCAAATCCATCCGTCCATACCGGAAGCGAAGGCGATCCTTTGATCCGAATCGAAAATCAAATCGTCGTGACCGGGAAGATCGTTCATCTCCGTTTTCAT from Leptospira kmetyi serovar Malaysia str. Bejo-Iso9 harbors:
- a CDS encoding patatin-like phospholipase family protein, which produces MHLRDSKQKIRRTLKEFKSKTSSEFPAWKNAAEEEFVQSRLKLHTWNSNAREDSKIPIGSLCLVTSGKLEETLLNSEEKNLILRDLLPGDYYVYRPDKMVQSGISEILYIDPKDLNRITNKLSSWKKWIDDLNRENHLFHVSKLRPSKKELMSFLSSVELLFHLDKTTLSNLESRMEWLVIPGGEILLRQGDAGDSMYILVSGRLYWTVRSKTKEILAEGELGKGDIIGEMSLLSGDKRSATVVASRTSQVVRISREDFKKSFANSPEALFQITGTIAHRLGTERNQGYRRANSVRNVSIFPLNASSTPEEFYRSLQNGLKNFGKTILVDSNVFKKRSKFKNFQNGTGKSDAYRIGDLVNWFYDLEKDYDKLIFKTDTENPGWREACFRQSDRILVLIDPNRPIGMEYSEIGSMLPDEIQKELVFLIDSQFSNWKKIESILKEFPSITHSILRRDVDADFGRMSRRLTGKSIGVALSGGGAKGFAHLGLLKCFEENDIPVDMISGTSAGAIMGGLFAMGLSSSDILPLIRNFWLDRNILGDFTFPFVSLVRGKRYSNAIHEFFKDRNIETLPIPFYAVACNLTKAERKVFDRGLLWKAVRSSTSIPGIFPPFSESGELYVDGGLLDNLPGSILKERGAGILISVDLGGGGQIDKDLMYHNLLSPQYLGEAPSFLNLLFHHLKRQSLKTKYTGFAEIMMRSLMLSSKNSQNRTRDNSDLYIELPVGGYSTFDWDQFQKLYEIGYEAGRKKVHVWKNEIKKKLNS
- a CDS encoding SMP-30/gluconolactonase/LRE family protein, which translates into the protein MKEKLYILIFLCTFTGIACNSEKIKIGDSYRLGETPSEILKVESARDPFLNGMKTEMNDLPGHDDLIFDSDQRIAFASGMDGWIWKLDFKTGKAEAWLKPPVNPAGMQFANANKEKILVCASRLGGEKYEDAQKVGLYELDIRTKAVKPLVLDLPKTETRIFEKVYISSERPKISAKDLNASNSRPFSLCNDLAVSKDGNRIYISEPFEREGAAMGSGAVPEAIGLYPHGKLWMYDRKTDSISLILNGFTFVDGILIEQNSAGEEESVVFTETSKFRIVRAFLSGDKAGTSEVLFENLPGLADGLERDDRGRIWVGIIKRRSSLINLVHANAWLKPFLLSLPQEILPISKKTGILVLDSKAQKPLYYSMHDGSKIADISVSVPFEGRVYFPSFDKTSRGLFSLSIDDLNLGE